The genomic DNA ttacttaaaaaaaattaaatagcaAATGACATATTTTAGTTGTTAACTCCAACTCTTCCAAACTGTCAAAGTATTCAaaccctgctctccccctcccccctctcaggCTGTTGGCAGGCACAGAAGCCCCAGCAGGTGATGATTGGCTGTTTTTAGAGCAGGGCGTGGCCTGTCCCCCTGCCGTGTCGCTGCTGTGGTGGGTCCTGCTCCCCCCTGGCTGGGCCCCGCCATGCTGTGGACTCTGCTCCTGGCAGCCgtgctgctgctcctcctgcaggctGAGCTCAACTCCTGCCTGAGGGCCACCACCCCGGCCCCCGACGACGTCGACCGCCTTCCGCCCGCCAACGCCACCCAGCGTCTCCCCGGGGCCATCATCATCGGCGTGAGGAAGGGCGGCACGCGGGCGCTGCTGGAGATGCTCAGCCTGCACCCGGGCGTGGCGGCCGCCAAGGCCGAGGTGCACTTCTTCAACGTGGACGAGCACTACCGGCGCGGCCTGGGCTGGTACCTCGCCCAgatgcccctgtccctgccggGGCAGCTGACGGTGGAGAAGACCCCGGGGTACTTCTCGGccccccgggccccgggccgGGTGCGTGCGATGGACAGAGGGGTGCAGCTCCTGCTGATCGTGCGAGACCCGGCCGAGAGGCTGGTGTCGGACTACACGCAGGTCCTGCACAACCGGAGGCAGCGTGGGAAGCCGTACCCTCCTCTGGAGGACCTGCTGCTGGGGCCGGATGGCAGGGTGGACCCCGCCTACAAGGCCCTCCAGCGCAGCCTGTACCACCTGCACCTGGGCCGCTGGCTGGCCCGGTTCCCCCGGGCCCAGGTCCACGTGGTGGACGGAGACGCCCTGGTCAGGGACCCGTTCCCCGAGCTC from Conger conger chromosome 12, fConCon1.1, whole genome shotgun sequence includes the following:
- the LOC133142534 gene encoding heparan sulfate glucosamine 3-O-sulfotransferase 1-like, whose product is MLWTLLLAAVLLLLLQAELNSCLRATTPAPDDVDRLPPANATQRLPGAIIIGVRKGGTRALLEMLSLHPGVAAAKAEVHFFNVDEHYRRGLGWYLAQMPLSLPGQLTVEKTPGYFSAPRAPGRVRAMDRGVQLLLIVRDPAERLVSDYTQVLHNRRQRGKPYPPLEDLLLGPDGRVDPAYKALQRSLYHLHLGRWLARFPRAQVHVVDGDALVRDPFPELQGAESFLGLPPRIAPSNFYFNSTKGFYCLVPTAGQEHCLDESKGRPHAPLSAPAHRKLCRYLRKPNRRFFRMVGRTLAWC